A part of Salmo trutta chromosome 15, fSalTru1.1, whole genome shotgun sequence genomic DNA contains:
- the LOC115149198 gene encoding uncharacterized protein LOC115149198 isoform X2, giving the protein MSGHVKNMYPQLSISQAARTLLSLLLVAAIDSVNAGIACRNQQCESHIQRSSKLTRLIHMESVDLLKIYASQGDMSELFCQMPINIVPDPNISGLDPSERMLSIYSHCKAFLPHLKRVSEQQRDLQPPSSHLLNNLTTAQYRTSGLANQINCIYQTLFPNLPIPLEPVDGPTSIHPSQNVFQQKVYGCVVLKNFKELLSQIRHELRILKNQMCKSRTFAYTNALF; this is encoded by the exons ATGAGTGGTCATGTAAAGAATATGTATCCTCAGCTGTCCATATCACAAGCAGCAAGAA CATTGCTCTCCCTGTTACTGGTGGCTGCCATTGATTCAGTGAATGCCGGAATAGCATGTAGGAACCAACAGTGTGAGAGTCACATACAAAGAAGTTCCAAGCTAACCAGACTGATACATATGGAATCTGTGGACCTCTTAAAAATATAT GCCAGTCAAGGAGACATGTCAGAGCTGTTCTGCCAGATGCCAATCAACATCGTTCCTGACCCAAACATCTCTGGCCTGGACCCCTCAGAGCGGATGCTGAGCATCTACTCCCACTGTAAGGCTTTCCTACCACACCTGAAGAGAGTCAGTGAGCAACAGAGGGACTTACAGCCACCCTCCAGCCACCTGCTAAACAACCTCACCACTGCCCAGTACCGCACTAGTGGTCTGGCCAACCAAATAAACTGCATTTACCAAACCCTCTTTCCAAACCTGCCCATCCCACTTGAACCTGTAGACGGACCGACGTCAATACACCCCTCCCAAAACGTGTTCCAACAGAAGGTCTATGGTTGTGTGGTTCTGAAGAATTTCAAGGAGCTCCTGTCACAGATCAGACATGAACTAAGGATCTTAAAGAACCAAATGTGCAAAAGTAGGACATTTGCATACACAAATGCACTGTTCTGA
- the LOC115149198 gene encoding uncharacterized protein LOC115149198 isoform X1 has product MSGHVKNMYPQLSISQAARTLLSLLLVAAIDSVNAGIACRNQQCESHIQRSSKLTRLIHMESVDLLKIYKASQGDMSELFCQMPINIVPDPNISGLDPSERMLSIYSHCKAFLPHLKRVSEQQRDLQPPSSHLLNNLTTAQYRTSGLANQINCIYQTLFPNLPIPLEPVDGPTSIHPSQNVFQQKVYGCVVLKNFKELLSQIRHELRILKNQMCKSRTFAYTNALF; this is encoded by the exons ATGAGTGGTCATGTAAAGAATATGTATCCTCAGCTGTCCATATCACAAGCAGCAAGAA CATTGCTCTCCCTGTTACTGGTGGCTGCCATTGATTCAGTGAATGCCGGAATAGCATGTAGGAACCAACAGTGTGAGAGTCACATACAAAGAAGTTCCAAGCTAACCAGACTGATACATATGGAATCTGTGGACCTCTTAAAAATATAT AAGGCCAGTCAAGGAGACATGTCAGAGCTGTTCTGCCAGATGCCAATCAACATCGTTCCTGACCCAAACATCTCTGGCCTGGACCCCTCAGAGCGGATGCTGAGCATCTACTCCCACTGTAAGGCTTTCCTACCACACCTGAAGAGAGTCAGTGAGCAACAGAGGGACTTACAGCCACCCTCCAGCCACCTGCTAAACAACCTCACCACTGCCCAGTACCGCACTAGTGGTCTGGCCAACCAAATAAACTGCATTTACCAAACCCTCTTTCCAAACCTGCCCATCCCACTTGAACCTGTAGACGGACCGACGTCAATACACCCCTCCCAAAACGTGTTCCAACAGAAGGTCTATGGTTGTGTGGTTCTGAAGAATTTCAAGGAGCTCCTGTCACAGATCAGACATGAACTAAGGATCTTAAAGAACCAAATGTGCAAAAGTAGGACATTTGCATACACAAATGCACTGTTCTGA